A single region of the Chelonia mydas isolate rCheMyd1 chromosome 4, rCheMyd1.pri.v2, whole genome shotgun sequence genome encodes:
- the LOC102943258 gene encoding cytochrome P450 4V2 isoform X2, protein MVNFIWCLDIPKDFFKQIVDKFEEYRNLPLLKIWIGPLPFVILYHPDAVEVVLNSSKHIEKSFLYKFLHPWLGTGLLTSTGDKWRSRRKMITPTFHFTILADFLEVMNEQASILVDKLEKHVDKEPFDCFLDITLCALDIICETAMGKNVGAQNNRDSEYVRAIYKMSDLIHHRQKSPWLWSNLMYPMFQEGREHTRSLKILHSFTDSVIEEKAREIKNHTQHKDDFDNCEQSGPKRRRAFLDMLLNATDDEGNKLSYMDIREEVDTFMFEGHDTTAAAMNWVIYLLGCHPEAQKKVHRELDEVFGNSDRPVTMDDLKKLRYLECVVKEALRLFPSVPFFARTTSEDCHISGFKIPKATEVIVVPYVLHRQPEIFPDPEEFRPERFFPENSKGRHPYAYVPFSAGPRNCIGQRFAQMEERAVLAIILRRFWVETSQEREGLSLVGELILRPNKGIWIQLKRRRVCVL, encoded by the exons atttctttaaaCAAATAGTAGACAAATTTGAAGAATACAGGAATCTACCACTGCTAAAAATTTGGATAGGACCATTGCCTTTTGTGATTTTATATCATCCAGATGCTGTAGAG GTTGTTCTGAACAGTTCAAAGCACATAGAAAAATCTTTTCTGTACAAATTTCTACATCCATGGCTTGGCACAGGACTTCTGACAAG CACTGGAGATAAGTGGCGTTCCAGAAGGAAAATGATAACTCCCACGTTCCACTTCACAATCTTAGCTGATTTTCTAGAAGTTATGAACGAACAAGCCAGTATTTTGGTTGATAAACTTGAAAAGCATGTTGACAAAGAGCCCTTTGATTGCTTTCTAGACATCACTCTCTGTGCCCTGGATATAATCTGTG AAACTGCAATGGGCAAGAATGTTGGTGCGCAGAACAACAGGGATTCTGAATATGTCCGTGCTATTTATAA GATGAGTGACCTCATTCATCATAGACAGAAGTCTCCTTGGCTTTGGTCTAACTTGATGTACCCTATGTTCCAAGAAGGAAGGGAACATACTAGAAGCCTCAAGATCCTTCACAGTTTTACTGACAGT GTTATTGAAGAAAAAGCCCGTGAAATAAAGAACCACACACAACATAAAGATGACTTTGACAACTGTGAACAAAGTGGGCCCAAAAGGAGAAGGGCTTTTCTTGATATGCTTCTCAATGCAACTGATGATGAAGGGAACAAACTGAGCTACATGGATATTCGAGAAGAAGTGGATACTTTCATGTTTGAG GGGCATGATACAACAGCTGCTGCTATGAACTGGGTCATCTACTTACTTGGATGCCATCCTGAAGCCCAGAAGAAAGTTCACAGAGAATTGGATGAAGTGTTTG GGAACTCTGACCGGCCAGTCACAATGGATGACTTGAAGAAGCTCCGATATCTTGAGTGTGTTGTTAAAGAAGCCCTTCGTCTCTTCCCTTCTGTTCCATTTTTTGCCCGCACCACAAGTGAAGATTGCCATATTA GCGGATTTAAGATACCAAAGGCAACAGAGGTAATCGTGGTTCCTTATGTGCTGCACAGACAACCGGAGATTTTCCCAGACCCAGAAGAATTCAGGCCTGAGCGATTCTTCCCTGAGAATTCTAAGGGAAGGCACCCATATGCATATGTGCCCTTCTCTGCTGGACCCAGAAACTGTATTG GCCAGCGCTTTGCACAGATGGAAGAGAGAGCTGTTCTAGCCATCATCCTACGGCGCTTTTGGGTGGAAACAAGTCAAGAGCGAGAAGGGCTTAGCCTCGTGGGAGAACTAATACTTCGCCCAAATAAGGGCATCTGGATCCAGCTGAAGaggagaagagtgtgtgtgttatAA